A section of the Paenibacillus aurantius genome encodes:
- a CDS encoding helix-turn-helix transcriptional regulator translates to MSKADHMLSILWLLRSGRRMTAKQLANELEIHIRTVYRYIDSLCASGAPIIADSGPNGGYRILDRFAESPLMFDMEEQKALVHASTFAHEAGYPFKEELNRAINKLKRYTNEEQFDQIERHMEGISIINPPIEEKQRDWLRILEEAAAWGRSVEMVYDNGKRETPSIREVDPYGIVHWKGSWYAVGYCNLRKAIRSFRVDRISRIAPGDRYFERPSEFSAKDFLLRNLLPGASDSESLITVKIRGYGQALDLLCQHWLFSHTLVERQEGQALFRLSLPSLKSYVPYFLLPYGKSLVILEPDMLIERLVEVSRDMAAHYESMLSVRIPESKG, encoded by the coding sequence ATGTCCAAAGCAGACCATATGCTGTCCATTCTGTGGCTACTCCGGTCGGGTAGACGAATGACCGCTAAGCAGCTGGCGAACGAGCTGGAGATCCATATTCGCACGGTATACCGATATATCGATTCGTTGTGTGCCAGCGGGGCCCCGATTATAGCCGACTCAGGGCCGAACGGAGGCTATCGGATACTCGATCGGTTCGCGGAATCCCCCCTGATGTTCGATATGGAAGAGCAGAAGGCGCTAGTTCACGCTTCAACATTCGCTCACGAGGCGGGTTACCCGTTCAAAGAAGAGCTCAATCGGGCGATTAATAAGCTGAAGCGCTATACGAATGAAGAGCAATTCGATCAAATCGAGCGCCATATGGAAGGCATCTCCATCATCAATCCGCCGATCGAAGAGAAGCAAAGGGATTGGCTTCGGATTTTGGAAGAGGCAGCGGCTTGGGGCAGATCGGTGGAGATGGTGTACGACAACGGCAAGCGGGAGACCCCTAGCATTCGCGAAGTCGACCCCTACGGCATTGTACATTGGAAAGGGAGTTGGTATGCCGTCGGGTATTGCAACCTTCGAAAGGCGATACGCAGCTTCAGGGTGGATCGCATTTCCCGAATCGCACCGGGCGATCGTTATTTCGAGCGGCCTTCCGAGTTCTCTGCAAAAGATTTTCTTCTGCGCAACTTGCTTCCCGGCGCTTCGGATTCGGAATCTCTTATAACCGTAAAGATCCGGGGCTATGGGCAGGCGCTGGATCTCTTATGCCAGCATTGGCTGTTCAGCCATACGCTTGTCGAACGTCAAGAGGGACAGGCCTTATTCAGGCTTAGCCTGCCTTCCTTGAAGTCCTATGTTCCTTACTTTCTTCTCCCTTACGGAAAATCGCTGGTCATTCTCGAACCGGACATGCTTATTGAAAGGCTTGTGGAAGTAAGCCGCGATATGGCGGCCCATTACGAATCGATGCTATCGGTACGAATCCCAGAAAGCAAAGGATGA
- a CDS encoding putative quinol monooxygenase, which translates to MNKFAMYGKLIAHPGQRDALVQTMLEAADQLDSMEGCELYIINVSENDPDVVWITELWRDAEAHAASLQNENVLALIQKCRPLIAGAEPIKLRPVGGKGI; encoded by the coding sequence ATGAACAAATTTGCCATGTATGGAAAATTGATCGCCCACCCGGGTCAGCGAGATGCGCTCGTACAGACGATGCTGGAAGCGGCCGATCAGTTAGATTCTATGGAAGGCTGCGAATTATATATCATCAATGTGTCGGAAAACGATCCGGACGTCGTTTGGATCACGGAGCTTTGGAGAGACGCCGAAGCGCATGCCGCTTCTCTTCAAAATGAGAATGTATTGGCATTGATCCAGAAATGCAGGCCGTTGATTGCCGGCGCGGAACCGATAAAGCTGCGTCCGGTCGGCGGAAAAGGGATCTAG
- a CDS encoding DinB family protein — translation MFTKIDEFIKEFEMESAITERVLNTLTDKSLTQMVSDNQRTLGEIAWHLVSSIHFLTYLGLSYDEPLAEEAAPLSAAKIASEYRRIGKAMLRAIGSQWTDESLSQVVNVAGEDWRNGDSLRFTLRHEIHHRGQLTVLMRQAGLRVPPVLGPTREDWIDKGMKPYA, via the coding sequence ATGTTTACCAAAATCGATGAGTTCATAAAGGAGTTCGAGATGGAGTCCGCCATAACGGAACGGGTGCTAAATACGCTGACAGATAAATCGCTCACCCAAATGGTCTCGGACAATCAGAGGACCCTTGGAGAGATTGCTTGGCATCTCGTAAGCTCTATTCATTTTCTCACCTATCTGGGCTTATCCTACGACGAGCCGTTGGCTGAGGAGGCCGCGCCTTTATCCGCCGCAAAGATTGCAAGTGAATATCGACGTATTGGAAAAGCGATGCTGCGTGCTATCGGAAGCCAATGGACGGATGAATCGCTTAGCCAGGTCGTTAACGTGGCCGGTGAAGATTGGCGGAACGGTGATTCACTGCGGTTTACATTGCGACACGAAATTCACCACCGCGGCCAATTGACGGTATTGATGCGCCAAGCTGGTTTACGAGTCCCCCCTGTGTTGGGGCCCACTCGCGAAGACTGGATTGACAAAGGGATGAAACCCTATGCCTGA